In Oxalobacteraceae bacterium OTU3CINTB1, the sequence AGGTCGCCGTTCTGGCGCTGCAGTTGCGCCTCGTAGCGCTGCGCCAGCGCCGCCAGGGTGACGCCGTAGTCGGCCGCGAACAGCGGGTCGAACGGCGCCGTCAGCGCGGCCTCGGCCGCCTGTTGGGCCACCACCGCGTAGTCGGGGCTGACGCCCTCGAGCACCGTCAGCAGGCCGACCGGGCCGTCGCCGCGCAACTGCGGCATTTCCTGCAGGCGCAGCACGCACTGGCGCCCGAAGCCGCCAAACTCGACGGCGAAGGCCAGCAGCGCCGGCGGCAGCGGGCGCTCGTGGCTGGGGTCGAGGTAAAAGCTGCTGGCGCCGACGGTGAGGTTTTCCGGGTTGGGCGTCTCGAAGATCAGCAGGCCGCCCGGCTGCAGCACGCGGCGCGCCTCGGCGATGATGTCCTGCACCAGCGCGAACGGCAGGTGCTCGACCAGGTGGAACGCCGACACCAGCGCCAGGCTGGCGTCGGGCAGCGCGCGCAGGCTGGCCAGCGCGTCGGCGCGCTCGACGTCGAGGTGGCGCTCGCGGCAGGCGCGCAGCATGCCCTCGTCGAGGTCGACGCCGCGCCCGGCGATGCCGCACGCGGCCAGCAGCTCGAGCCACTCGCCGCGGCCGCAGCCGAGGTCGAGCGCGCGGGCCGGCCCGGCGCCGGCCCGTTCGGCCTGCGCCGCCAGCGCCAGCAGGAACGGCCGGTAGACCGCCAGCCGGCGGCCGATCTCGTCGCGCGCGCCGCGGTAGCGGTCCTCGAAGGCGCGGTAGAAGTCGGCGCTCACGGCGCCACCCCGCGGACGATCTCGACTTGCGGTTCGAGCCAGTTGCAGCCGACGAATGGCTTGCGGTTCATATTCATCACGATAAACAAAAACGCCATGTCGCGCCATTCATAATTGTCGCCCAGATGCGTCTCGCTGCTGGTCAGGGCGGTGGTGACCGAGTAGCTGCCCGGTCCCAGGTTGAGCGGAAAGCGGAACCGGTAGTCCAGTTCGTCGCCGGCGGCCGCGTTCTCGACGGGCAGTTCCATGTGGTGGGTGTTGGTGCCGTACATCTGCTGGCCGAGCCGGTCCTTGATCATGTAGCCGAGCACCAGGCGCGCCAGCGGCCGGCGCACCAACACCTTGACGCGCAGGCACACTTCGGCGCCGACGTTGAGCACCTCCACCGGGTTGCCGTGCTCGTCCTCGAGGGCGATGGCGGTGACGGTGGCCTCGCCGTTGCCCGAGGTGGTCTGGTGGCGGCCGTCGGCGGTGACGGTCTGGGCGATGGTGCTGCCCTCGCGCTCGGCGATGAGCGCGTTGTAGTAGTCCATCACCTGCTCCGGCGTGCCCTGATGCGCCAGGCGCCCGCCGTCGAGCAGCAGCGCGCGGTCGCAGATCGACTGCATGGCCGAGCGGTCGTGGCTGACGATGAGCAGGGTGGTGCCGAGGCGGCGGAATTCGCGGATGCGCTCGAAACTCTTGTGCTGGAAATAGGCGTCGCCCACCGACAGCGCCTCGTCGACGATGAGCACGTCCGGGCGGCGCGCGGTGGCCACGCTGAAGGCCAGACGCATCTGCATGCCCGACGAGTACACCCGCACCGGCTGGTCGAGGTACTCGCCGATGTCGGCGAAGGCGGCGATGGCGGGCATGAGCGCGTCGAGCTCGGGCATCGTCAGGCCGATCAGCTGGCCGGCCATGTAGGCGTTCTGGCGGCCGGTGAAGTCCGGGTGGAAGCCCATGCCCAGTTCCAGCAGCGCCGCCACGCGGCCCTCGATCGCCACCGAGCCGGTGGTGGCCTGGGTGGTGCCGGTGATCAGCTTGAGCAAGGTGCTCTTGCCGGCGCCGTTGACGCCGAGGATGCCGACCGCCTCGCCGGGGGCGAGCTGGAAGCTGACGTCCTCGATCACCCACTTGAGGCGGTGGCGCGCGCCGCGCACCGGCAGCAGCCATTCGACAAGCCGGCCCCAGCGGTTGCCGTATTGCTTGTACGCCTTGCCCAGGTTGCTCACGCGGATGCTGCCCATTACAGCTCGTCCACCATCTCGCCGGCGCGCTTGCGGAACAGCGCCATGCCCAGCGCGCAACAGCCCAGGCCGAGCACGGTTACCGGCAGCAGGCTGCCCCAGTCGGGCGCCTGGCCGCGCACCAGGATGACCTGGTAGGCGGTGATGACGGCGGCCATCGGGTTCCAGGCCATCAGCTCGCGCACCGACGCCGGCAACGTCGTGATCGGATAGACGATCGGCGTGAACCAGAACCAGAACTGCAGCAGGATGGTGAAGAACTGGCCGACGTCGCGGAAGAACACGTTGAGCACGCCGAGGATCATGCCCAGGCCGATGGCGAACATGATCTGCAGCAGCAGCACCGGCACCAGCGCGGCGTAGATCCAGCCGGGGAAGGTGCCCGACACCACCAGGAAGGCGGTAAACAGGCCGAAGATGATGGCGAAGTTGATCAGCGCGTTGAGCACGACGATGATCGGCAGGCAGATGCGCGGGAACTGCAGTTTCTTGATCAGGTTGGCGTGTTCGAGGAACACCGACTGGCTGCGCCCGGTGATCTCGGCGAACAGGCCCCAGGTGAGCACGCCGGCGCACAGGTAGATGCTGTAGGCGAAGGTCGAGCCGCTGCCGGGCAGGCGGCTGCCCATGACCTGGGAAAAGATGACGGTGTAGACGACGATCATGGCCAGCGGGTTGAGCACCGTCCAGGCCGCGCCGAGCAGCGAGTTGCGGTATTTGCTCTGGAACTCGCGTTTGATGCTGCCCAGCACAAAACCACGGTAGCGCCACACGCCGCCCAGCATGGACAGCGAAATCATGCGGCAACGGCCGCGCCGGGGCGCCGCGCAACGGGGGACGGAAGGGCGCGGCGCGGCGTCGGCGCGGGGGCGAAGGATGTCGTCATAGGGGCTGCGGGGGAGGCCGGACGCGCCGTGCTTCCCCCGCCGGATTGGGCAATTAACAAGGGCGGCAGTATAGCACGCCGCTTTTGCCCTCTTGCCATCCTGCCAAGCGAAAAATGTTTCCAGTTGTAAGGGCGCGCGGGCCGGCGCCGCCGGGCGCCGTGGCGCCGGCTGGTGCCGGCTGGTGCTGGCCCGCTAGTCGGCGCCCGGCGGGCGCAGCGGGTAGCGCAGCGCCGGCGGCAACGGCGCGCCGCCGAGCGCCGCGCGGGCGCGCGCCAACCATCCCGGCGGGCGCAAGGCGAAGCCGTCGGGCAGTGCCATCAGGTCCAGCACCAGGCCTTCGCCGGCGAGCGCGATTTCGTGGCGCGGGCGCCACTGGCGGTCGGTCACCAGCACCTTGCCCATGGTGAAGTCGCGCGACTTGCGCTCGATCAGCGCCGACACGCCGACGCAGCGGCTGGCCGCGTCGAAGGCCACGCCGCGCGGAAAGCCGCCGGTGTCGAGCACGAAGCCGCGGTCGCCCAGCAGGCGGCTCTCGGCCGACGAGCAGGTGTACAACTGGCCGTCCTCGCGCCACATGTTGTGGCCGCAGTTGCCCAGCATCATGCTGCGCACCGGCGCGCGGTCGGCCAACGCGAACGCCAGCAGTTCGCTGGGACCGCGGTTATGGGCCAGGATCCAGACCAGGCCGTCCTCGAACATGAACGAATTGAAGTGGTTGACGTCGCCCACGCCGGGGCCGCCGAGCGGATACCATTGCTCCCAGCGCCGGCCGTCGTAGACGGCGATCAGGTTGTCGTGCGAGGCGGTGGCGTAGAGCTTGCCGTCGTGCCAGGCGATTTCATGCAGGTCGCGCAGCGGAAACGGCGCGCGCAGCGCGCCGCAACGGCGCAGCTGGCGGTCGAACACCAGGATCTCGCCGCGCTCGTCGGCCGACGGCACGTCCGACGACACCAGGCGCTTGCGCGCGGCCACGTACAGGTGCTCGCCGTGGCGCGCGATGCCGTAGTACAGGCCGTTGCCGCCGTCGAGGCGGGTGGCGTGGCCGCTCTCGGTGTCGAGCAGCAAAAAGGATTGGGACGTGGTGAGCAGTAATTGCATACGGTGCGGCGCGGCGAAAAGCGGGTA encodes:
- a CDS encoding class I SAM-dependent methyltransferase encodes the protein MSADFYRAFEDRYRGARDEIGRRLAVYRPFLLALAAQAERAGAGPARALDLGCGRGEWLELLAACGIAGRGVDLDEGMLRACRERHLDVERADALASLRALPDASLALVSAFHLVEHLPFALVQDIIAEARRVLQPGGLLIFETPNPENLTVGASSFYLDPSHERPLPPALLAFAVEFGGFGRQCVLRLQEMPQLRGDGPVGLLTVLEGVSPDYAVVAQQAAEAALTAPFDPLFAADYGVTLAALAQRYEAQLQRQNGDLHRALQGQAEQLQGLHAAHTMVMDDLRGQHGFNAALEARLAGALAALDQRLGPLDELPARQADLAARLAHLEARGVQLEQRIVDLLSSTSWRVTAPLRWVSGSAQRGVRALRQRRVGGGLRRRAGAAVLALMRVVLRRPRLKRAARAVVARLPLLQARLYRMLQHAPAEVPADAPPPSAEHLSPRALHAYQQLQRALRTRKH
- a CDS encoding ABC transporter permease, encoding MLGGVWRYRGFVLGSIKREFQSKYRNSLLGAAWTVLNPLAMIVVYTVIFSQVMGSRLPGSGSTFAYSIYLCAGVLTWGLFAEITGRSQSVFLEHANLIKKLQFPRICLPIIVVLNALINFAIIFGLFTAFLVVSGTFPGWIYAALVPVLLLQIMFAIGLGMILGVLNVFFRDVGQFFTILLQFWFWFTPIVYPITTLPASVRELMAWNPMAAVITAYQVILVRGQAPDWGSLLPVTVLGLGCCALGMALFRKRAGEMVDEL
- a CDS encoding ABC transporter ATP-binding protein, with translation MGSIRVSNLGKAYKQYGNRWGRLVEWLLPVRGARHRLKWVIEDVSFQLAPGEAVGILGVNGAGKSTLLKLITGTTQATTGSVAIEGRVAALLELGMGFHPDFTGRQNAYMAGQLIGLTMPELDALMPAIAAFADIGEYLDQPVRVYSSGMQMRLAFSVATARRPDVLIVDEALSVGDAYFQHKSFERIREFRRLGTTLLIVSHDRSAMQSICDRALLLDGGRLAHQGTPEQVMDYYNALIAEREGSTIAQTVTADGRHQTTSGNGEATVTAIALEDEHGNPVEVLNVGAEVCLRVKVLVRRPLARLVLGYMIKDRLGQQMYGTNTHHMELPVENAAAGDELDYRFRFPLNLGPGSYSVTTALTSSETHLGDNYEWRDMAFLFIVMNMNRKPFVGCNWLEPQVEIVRGVAP